Proteins co-encoded in one Phycodurus eques isolate BA_2022a chromosome 14, UOR_Pequ_1.1, whole genome shotgun sequence genomic window:
- the exoc5 gene encoding exocyst complex component 5, with amino-acid sequence MATTAQLFEEPFDADEYIERLAWRTPGGGSKGGAEAFDPKRLLEEFENHIEELKQLDEKIQRRVEKLEHQCHREAKEFAHKVQDLQRSNQVAFQHFQELDEHISYVATKVCHLGDQLEGVNTPRQRAVEAQRLMTYFNEFLDGDLRSDVFNNPDKIKEAADIIQKLHLIAQELPFDRFSDVKAKIASKYHDLERQLIQEFTAAQRRGEIGRMREVAAVLLHFKGYAHCVDVYIKQCQEGAYMRNDVFEDTAVLCQRVNKQVGEVFSSPETVMAKLIQNIFENKLQAHVREKLDDTRHSDVEQYLKNLYDLYTKTTVLATKLSEFNLGSDKHTFLSKLIKSIFSSYLESYIDMEKDYLRTRGAMILQRYYDSKNHQKRPIGTGSIQELKERIRQRTNLPLGPSIDTHGETFLSPELVVNLLQETRHAFERCHRLSDPADLPKNAFLIFLLLVEHLCVEHIDYALEIGLSAIPSSDAKNANLYFLDVVQQANSIFHLFDKQFNDQLMPLISSSPKLAECLHKKKEVIEQMEVKLDTGIDRTLNCMVGQMKHILATEQKKTDFKPEDENNVMIQYTAACAKVCAYVSRQVEHVRKSMDGKNVDTVLTELGVRFHRLIHEHLQQYSYSSMGGMLAICDVAEYRRCAKDFRVPLVLQLFDTLHALCNLLVVAPDNMKQVCSGEQLTNLDRNLLHAFVQLRVDYRSARLGRHFS; translated from the exons ATGGCGACGACCGCTCAGCTTTTCGAG GAGCCCTTTGATGCGGATGAGTACATTGAAAGATTGGCCTGGAGGACTCCTGGGGGAGGCTCCAAAGGAGGTGCTGAAGCATTCGACCCCAAACG GTTGTTGGAGGAGTTTGAGAACCACATTGAGGAGCTGAAGCAACTGGACGAGAAGATACAGCGGCGGGTTGAGAAGTTGGAGCATCAATGCCATCGTGAAGCTAAGGAATTTGCCCACAAAGTGCAGGACCTGCAGAGGAGCAACCAG GTGGCCTTCCAGCATTTTCAGGAGCTCGATGAGCATATCAGTTATGTGGCGACCAAAGTGTGTCACCTGGGTGATCAGCTCGAAGGTGTGAACACTCCACGACAACGCGCCGTAGAAGCTCAGCGTCTGATGACCTACTTCAACGAGTTCTTGGATGGGGATTTGCGTAGCGATGTCTTCAATAACCCAGACAAG ATTAAAGAGGCTGCTGATATCATTCAGAAGCTGCATCTCATTGCCCAGGAGCTGCCATTTGACAG ATTTTCagatgtcaaagccaaaattgCAA GTAAGTACCATGACCTGGAGCGTCAGCTAATTCAGGAGTTCACTGCTGCCCAGCGCAGGGGAGAGATTGGACGTATGCGGGAGGTGGCAGCCGTTCTCCTGCATTTCAAG GGCTATGCTCACTGTGTAGATGTGTACATCAAACAGTGCCAGGAA GGTGCTTACATGAGGAATGATGTGTTTGAAGACACAGCAGTCCTCTGCCAAAGGGTCAACAAGCAGGTGGGCGAGGTCTTCAGCAGCCCAGAGACTGTCATGGCCAAACTGATCCAGAACATCTTTGAAAACAAGTTACAG GCCCATGTGAGGGAAAAACTGGATGACACACGGCACTCTGACGTGGAACAGTACCTCAAGAACCTCTATGACCTTTACACAAA AACCACAGTGCTGGCCACTAAGCTCAGCGAGTTCAACCTGGGCTCTGACAAGCACACTTTCCTGTCCAAGCTCATAAAAAGCATCTTCTCCTCCTACCTGGAAAGCTACATTGACATGGAGAAGGACTACCTTCGCACTCGCGGCGCCATGATTCTCCAGCGCTACTACGACTCCAAGAACCACCAGAAACGTCCGATTGGCACCGGCAG TATCCAAGAACTGAAGGAGCGGATCAGACAACGCACTAATCTACCACTAGGCCCTAGTATTGACACCCATGGGGAGACATTTCTGTCTCCAGAATTGGTGGTCAACCTGCTGCAGGAAACACGGCATGCCTTTGAGAGATGCCACAGG CTTTCAGATCCTGCCGACCTGCCTAAGAATGCCTTCTTAATCTTCCTGTTGCTGGTCGAGCATCTGTGTGTGGAGCACATTGACTATGCTTTGGAAATTGGTCTCTCAG CAATTCCCTCCTCAGATGCCAAGAACGCCAACTTGTACTTCCTGGATGTGGTCCAACAGGCAAACTCTATATTTCACTTGTTTGACAAGCAGTTCAATGACCAGCTTATGCCTCTAATAAG TTCATCTCCAAAGTTGGCCGAGTGTTTGCACAAGAAGAAAGAAGTGATTGAACAGATGGAGGTGAAACTGGACACAGGAATAGACAG AACGCTAAACTGCATGGTGGGACAAATGAAGCACATCTTGGCAACAGAACAGAAGAAGACTGACTTCAAGCCAGAGGATGAGAACAACGTCATGATCCAGTACACTGCA GCCTGTGCCAAGGTCTGTGCCTACGTCAGTCGGCAGGTGGAACACGTGCGCAAGTCTATGGATGGCAAGAATGTGGACACGGTGCTGACAGAGTTGGGTGTTCGCTTCCACCGCCTCATTCACGAGCACCTGCAGCAGTACAGCTACAGCTCCATGGGAGGCATGCTGGCCATCTGCGACGTGGCTGAATACCGACGATGCGCCAAGGACTTCAGG GTGCCTCTGGTGCTGCAGCTTTTCGACACCCTGCACGCCCTGTGTAACCTCCTGGTCGTCGCCCCTGACAACATGAAGCAGGTGTGTTCAGGCGAGCAGTTGACCAATCTAGACCGCAACCTCCTGCACGCCTTCGTCCAGCTCAGAGTGGACTACCGTTCAGCCCGACTTGGCCGCCACTTCAGCTAA